The following proteins come from a genomic window of Triticum aestivum cultivar Chinese Spring chromosome 6A, IWGSC CS RefSeq v2.1, whole genome shotgun sequence:
- the LOC123130190 gene encoding putative F-box protein At3g10240, translating to MPTSIPNDVVSEILSWAPVKSACRFQCASRGWRELISDPAFVAAHKARTEPQLLIVANSFHGVASGGRRRRRDLRLLDTDGSVVREVKSAGDLWTIISGPRGPVCATRVGRVLNVIDLATGDVLVTSTEMGDSGGAFCTLGIGYAAPSGKCKVVRLMTTFSHGHQPEHTCELLALEDGARGWRRMQSPPIADYFGLHKNSMVTIDGMLYFLYSLSPPRVGGDYVLRLDLETEQWMRSIKAPKMRSTMPRMVELNGTLCMVHSEGRRTKNACTTIWLLSDLAKGTWVKAYVIPMPHAVDLVIALRMMRHGGKLMCYCLHNDRASPTLQVYDSLNGICTQLPDLPGNNLSDVGFCNLHLECYIRST from the coding sequence ATGCCGACGTCGATACCGAACGACGTCGTCTCCGAGATACTCTCCTGGGCGCCGGTAAAGTCGGCGTGCCGGTTCCAGTGCGCGTCCAGGGGGTGGCGAGAGCTCATCTCCGACCCTGCGTTCGTCGCGGCGCACAAGGCCCGCACGGAGCCGCAGCTCCTCATCGTCGCCAACTCCTTCCACGGCGTGGCCAGcggagggcgccgccgccgccgcgacctgCGGCTGCTGGACACGGACGGCAGCGTCGTGAGGGAGGTCAAGTCCGCAGGTGACCTATGGACCATCatctccggcccccgcggccccgtCTGCGCCACCCGCGTCGGCCGCGTCCTCAACGTGATCGATCTGGCCACCGGGGACGTGCTCGTGACCTCCACGGAGATGGGCGACAGTGGCGGAGCGTTCTGCACCTTGGGCATCGGCTATGCTGCCCCGTCGGGCAAGTGCAAGGTGGTCCGCCTCATGACCACGTTCAGTCATGGTCATCAGCCGGAGCACACCTGCGAGCTTCTGGCGTTGGAAGACGGCGCCAGAGGATGGAGGCGAATGCAGTCACCACCAATTGCAGACTATTTCGGCCTCCACAAAAACTCTATGGTCACCATAGATGGTATGCTATACTTCCTTTACAGCTTGTCGCCACCGCGAGTGGGCGGGGACTATGTCCTCCGCCTTGACCTCGAGACCGAGCAATGGATGAGGTCCATCAAAGCCCCAAAGATGAGATCGACGATGCCCCGTATGGTCGAGCTCAAtggaaccctttgcatggttcACTCGGAGGGACGCCGGACCAAAAATGCTTGCacgaccatatggctcctgtctgATTTGGCCAAGGGCACCTGGGTCAAGGCGTATGTGATCCCGATGCCACATGCCGTCGATCTAGTGATCGCTCTGAGGATGATGCGTCATGGTGGAAAGCTAATGTGCTATTGCTTACATAATGACAGAGCAAGTCCGACGCTACAAGTTTATGATTCGCTCAATGGGATATGCACACAGCTCCCAGATCTTCCGGGTAACAATTTGAGCGACGTTGGTTTTTGCAACCTGCACTTGGAATGTTATATACGGTCCACCTAA